One part of the Terriglobales bacterium genome encodes these proteins:
- a CDS encoding wax ester/triacylglycerol synthase domain-containing protein: MTLAISDRECLSFGDALFLYLERDGMPLHVASLCIFDGNLTLNALRRQIKGRLSEVPRFQHKVVPPAWIFGVPTWERDADFRIENHIREVRLRRGDQPELQKRAQEILSTRLERHRPLWDMTLFTHLQENKSAVLLRVHHSVADGISGVELMKVIMDRSPDPRSSGSRKKEAGAAPFTHAGSRVLESMASSVFYNIDRILNAESELLTFAQQVVANGTHETDKDHDNDKVHGPLLDELRNMAPESLSATEPLPFNVVCRGPQKFVWAEIPFNEIRAVKRHFGTTVNDVVLALVASIVGGYLRAHHVASDKRLLRVVIPVSSRSRAQNGDLGNRISFVPVSVPLGKTSVPKLLDDVHERTQLLKNTKLAELIAFCGTMMGVIPTPLQAFLGPLVSQLPLNLCNLICTNVPGPPEPLYIAGHRLVACYPYVPIGGTMGMNCAVLTYNGKAFFGFTGDVNGIPDLELLPTLLASSFAKLYKCVPVTRTTSKKKAPTRIVETATRRPPRATTAEPVRAMAMTAAG, translated from the coding sequence GTGACGCTCGCAATATCCGATCGTGAATGTCTCTCTTTCGGCGACGCGCTCTTCCTATATCTTGAACGCGACGGTATGCCGCTCCATGTGGCTTCACTCTGTATATTCGATGGAAATCTGACACTGAACGCGCTACGTCGACAGATCAAGGGACGGTTGTCGGAGGTCCCGAGATTTCAGCACAAGGTCGTTCCGCCTGCTTGGATCTTCGGCGTTCCCACGTGGGAACGTGATGCAGATTTCCGGATAGAGAACCATATTCGCGAGGTCAGACTCAGGCGCGGTGACCAACCCGAACTCCAGAAGCGAGCGCAGGAGATCTTAAGCACACGACTTGAGCGGCACCGACCGCTTTGGGATATGACCCTCTTCACACACCTTCAAGAAAACAAAAGCGCGGTGTTGCTGCGTGTGCATCATTCGGTAGCGGACGGAATCTCGGGTGTCGAGTTGATGAAAGTGATCATGGACAGATCTCCTGATCCGAGAAGCAGCGGATCGAGAAAAAAAGAGGCTGGCGCGGCGCCATTCACTCACGCCGGCAGCAGAGTACTGGAGAGCATGGCATCTTCAGTGTTCTACAACATTGATCGAATTCTGAATGCCGAATCGGAGTTGCTCACGTTTGCTCAGCAAGTGGTTGCGAATGGAACCCACGAGACCGACAAAGATCATGACAACGACAAGGTTCACGGTCCTTTACTCGATGAACTGAGAAACATGGCTCCTGAATCGCTGAGCGCAACGGAACCGCTCCCGTTCAACGTTGTTTGCCGAGGGCCACAGAAGTTCGTGTGGGCGGAGATTCCGTTCAATGAGATCAGGGCTGTTAAGAGGCACTTCGGAACAACCGTCAACGATGTGGTGCTGGCATTGGTGGCTTCGATTGTAGGCGGCTATCTGCGAGCGCATCACGTAGCTTCGGACAAACGCCTGCTGAGAGTGGTTATCCCGGTGAGCTCGCGAAGCAGAGCCCAGAATGGAGACCTGGGTAATCGAATCAGCTTTGTACCTGTCAGCGTTCCGCTCGGGAAGACGAGTGTACCGAAATTGCTGGATGATGTGCATGAACGAACGCAGCTTTTAAAGAACACGAAGCTGGCGGAGTTAATTGCATTTTGCGGGACCATGATGGGAGTGATACCAACTCCCTTGCAGGCCTTTCTCGGACCACTGGTAAGCCAGTTGCCTTTGAACCTCTGCAACCTGATCTGCACTAATGTGCCGGGTCCGCCGGAACCTCTCTACATCGCCGGGCATCGGCTCGTCGCCTGCTACCCATACGTCCCGATCGGCGGAACCATGGGCATGAACTGCGCGGTGCTCACCTACAACGGCAAGGCTTTCTTCGGTTTCACAGGTGATGTAAATGGCATTCCAGACCTGGAACTGTTGCCGACGCTACTCGCTTCCAGTTTTGCGAAACTGTACAAATGCGTGCCTGTAACACGGACTACCAGCAAGAAGAAGGCACCGACCCGAATCGTAGAGACAGCCACCCGAAGACCGCCTAGGGCGACAACGGCCGAGCCAGTCAGAGCGATGGCAATGACTGCCGCTGGATAG
- a CDS encoding polyhydroxyalkanoate synthesis regulator DNA-binding domain-containing protein, which produces MENRRVVIKKYANRRLYDTYASRYVNLDDIAALVRNGKDVQVVDARTKQDLTRVVLTQIIVEDAKGRPSALPLELLKQLVMATDHVRQEFMAWYLKSAFDNYHTVQSALQDGLVKLGSAVLSPLDAVRQLLPNPVASTNSEELERLRRRISELESELRKSRGNTRKTAATKNH; this is translated from the coding sequence GTGGAGAACAGAAGAGTCGTCATCAAGAAATACGCAAACCGTAGACTCTACGACACTTACGCCAGTCGATATGTCAACCTGGACGACATTGCAGCACTGGTCCGAAATGGGAAAGACGTTCAGGTGGTCGATGCAAGGACAAAGCAGGACCTTACGCGCGTGGTGCTGACGCAGATCATCGTGGAGGATGCGAAGGGGCGGCCGTCAGCGCTCCCTCTGGAACTGCTGAAGCAATTAGTAATGGCAACAGACCACGTCCGGCAGGAGTTCATGGCCTGGTACCTGAAATCCGCCTTTGACAACTACCATACCGTTCAATCTGCACTTCAGGATGGCCTCGTAAAACTGGGCTCAGCCGTCCTCTCACCTCTCGACGCCGTACGGCAACTGCTGCCCAACCCAGTGGCATCCACGAACTCAGAAGAACTCGAGCGCTTACGCAGACGGATATCGGAACTGGAGTCTGAACTCAGGAAGAGTCGCGGTAACACCCGGAAGACGGCCGCCACGAAGAATCACTAG
- a CDS encoding alpha/beta fold hydrolase has translation MAPAFGIREDEAAADIPIWKEALFGAEMLLLHASPVYYGLGIQRGDDSAVVLVPGFLGTDFYLTNLRNWLNRIGYKAYLSGIGLNAECPNLLIEYRLSQTIKKALADTRRKIHLIGHSLGGVIARSVAAQRPNHIASVTTLGAPFRGTVVHKSVLRAATAVRKHIIAEHGEGVLPNCYTARCTCDFLQSLRCRIPDTVLETAIYTKDDGIVDWRYCRTEDPEKDFEVPGTHIGMAFNASVYSIIASRLHQAR, from the coding sequence ATGGCTCCGGCATTCGGCATTCGCGAAGACGAAGCAGCGGCTGATATTCCTATTTGGAAGGAAGCGCTGTTTGGGGCTGAAATGCTGTTGCTGCATGCGTCGCCCGTATATTACGGACTCGGTATTCAACGAGGGGACGATTCCGCTGTGGTTCTCGTCCCCGGTTTCTTAGGCACAGACTTCTACCTTACCAACCTGCGTAATTGGCTGAACAGAATCGGGTACAAGGCCTACCTCTCCGGTATCGGCTTGAATGCTGAGTGCCCCAACCTTCTCATCGAATATCGCCTGTCGCAGACCATCAAGAAAGCGCTTGCGGATACCCGACGGAAAATCCATTTGATTGGCCACAGTTTGGGAGGCGTGATTGCGCGATCGGTCGCTGCTCAACGCCCCAATCACATCGCGTCCGTCACTACCCTGGGTGCGCCGTTTCGTGGAACGGTTGTTCATAAGTCGGTACTTCGTGCCGCAACTGCTGTTCGCAAACACATCATCGCGGAGCACGGGGAGGGCGTACTTCCGAATTGTTATACAGCTCGTTGCACGTGTGACTTCCTGCAGTCGCTGCGATGTCGCATACCCGACACGGTCTTAGAGACCGCTATCTACACGAAAGACGACGGCATTGTCGACTGGCGCTATTGCAGAACGGAAGATCCGGAAAAAGATTTCGAGGTGCCCGGAACGCACATCGGCATGGCGTTCAACGCTTCGGTGTACTCGATTATTGCCAGCCGACTGCACCAAGCCCGCTAG
- a CDS encoding AarF/UbiB family protein gives MKLLSHPAGKITSRKVEWQLPPVLPLHGSIKERSAALVESLNSPIGPMLRQLLAKWIADQAVPAARLVPKRFENWLPVVRDAMCFVVLNLSADRLAPKIIQQLDLPPRTRIETRLLLLIAKVPGLQKLGQIVARNRHLGRALRRSLVKLENGIRDVEAGEVQRLIRRQLGQKLEDLQVRMRPTLLSEASVSAIVRFTWKQPGSAVRRAGVFKVLKPYIPSYFKEDLQLLQGLTEHFGSRLDQYGFAADALADTFGKVRRLLAHEVDFWGEQRTLSAAAKVYASTPNVRVPHVIAELCTDSITAITEEKGAKVTDCGRLLSRSEKKELARRVIDAFVIVPLFSPDEQILFHADPHAGNILYDRATRKLVILDWALTESLNRSQRRNLGLLLFYFALRDPLGTTRCVLALASPKRSSCSRKDVLELVSGYLEDMKLSHLPSSVDAMRLLEWLTAKGVRFPSPLIMLSKVLFTLDGVLHDLGVDDLSIGNVVCRHLLARSVRSRHLSLWPLRSKDLIYLHASALLYPARMWIGIERATLKWLVKENVQSSV, from the coding sequence ATGAAGCTGTTGTCACATCCTGCCGGGAAGATCACTTCCCGCAAAGTTGAGTGGCAATTACCTCCGGTCCTGCCGCTGCACGGATCAATCAAGGAGAGATCTGCGGCTCTCGTTGAATCTCTGAACTCTCCGATTGGGCCAATGCTGCGACAGCTACTGGCGAAGTGGATTGCAGATCAGGCGGTGCCTGCCGCCCGCCTAGTTCCGAAGCGGTTTGAAAACTGGCTGCCGGTGGTCCGCGATGCAATGTGCTTTGTCGTGCTCAATCTCTCAGCCGATAGATTAGCTCCAAAAATCATTCAGCAACTTGATCTTCCACCCCGCACGCGAATCGAGACAAGACTGTTACTTCTTATTGCCAAAGTTCCCGGCTTGCAGAAGCTCGGACAGATCGTGGCGCGGAATAGACACTTGGGGCGTGCCTTGCGGCGATCCCTTGTAAAACTTGAAAACGGAATCCGTGATGTAGAAGCGGGAGAGGTACAGAGACTCATTCGTCGGCAACTCGGACAAAAGCTCGAGGATCTGCAGGTGCGAATGAGGCCGACTTTGCTGTCAGAGGCAAGCGTTAGCGCGATCGTCCGATTCACGTGGAAACAACCCGGCTCCGCAGTACGCCGTGCTGGGGTGTTCAAAGTCCTCAAGCCGTACATTCCCAGCTATTTCAAAGAAGACCTGCAACTTCTTCAGGGACTCACAGAACATTTTGGATCGAGACTAGATCAATATGGATTCGCTGCCGACGCACTGGCCGATACTTTCGGGAAGGTCCGCCGACTGCTTGCACATGAGGTTGATTTTTGGGGTGAACAGCGAACCCTAAGCGCGGCAGCAAAGGTCTATGCATCGACTCCCAATGTAAGGGTTCCACACGTCATTGCCGAGCTCTGCACTGACTCCATCACGGCGATCACCGAGGAAAAAGGAGCGAAGGTCACCGATTGCGGAAGATTGTTGAGCCGGAGTGAAAAGAAGGAATTGGCAAGGAGAGTAATCGATGCCTTCGTAATCGTGCCCCTCTTCTCACCTGATGAGCAGATCTTGTTTCACGCCGACCCGCACGCCGGAAACATTCTTTACGACCGTGCCACAAGGAAACTCGTAATTCTCGATTGGGCTCTCACCGAGAGCCTTAATCGATCGCAGCGCCGAAACCTGGGACTGTTGTTGTTCTACTTCGCTTTGCGCGATCCCCTTGGAACGACTCGCTGCGTCCTTGCGCTTGCTTCCCCGAAGCGAAGCTCTTGCAGTCGTAAAGATGTTCTTGAGCTCGTATCCGGCTACCTCGAAGATATGAAGCTTTCTCATTTGCCCAGTTCGGTGGATGCGATGCGTCTGCTGGAATGGTTAACGGCAAAAGGCGTGCGCTTCCCTTCTCCGTTGATTATGTTGTCTAAAGTCTTGTTCACACTGGATGGTGTACTGCACGATCTTGGCGTTGATGATTTGAGCATTGGAAACGTGGTCTGCAGGCATCTTCTCGCCCGGTCGGTTCGCTCGCGCCATTTGTCGCTCTGGCCCTTGCGTTCGAAAGATCTGATTTACCTGCACGCGAGCGCACTCCTTTACCCTGCCAGAATGTGGATTGGGATAGAACGAGCCACACTCAAGTGGCTTGTAAAAGAAAACGTGCAGAGTTCTGTCTAG
- a CDS encoding hemerythrin domain-containing protein, with protein sequence MKNIIAVLEHEHREIQKVVTLMSNLAREMERGGTCEAALLDEIVQFMRIFGEQCHHGKEEKALFTLLESKGVPANGCPIAALVGEHRHGHELLNQLEAASVACKAGDVSVRPALINSLKSLVNLYQQHIWKEEYLLFPMANKVLSASDYDTLSQQFEAVESQIGTDVHHAMEAMIDSIREPQPLSKAEDNSPVPQCSVCEC encoded by the coding sequence ATGAAAAACATCATTGCAGTACTCGAACATGAGCATCGGGAAATTCAGAAGGTCGTTACGTTGATGTCGAACCTCGCCCGCGAGATGGAGCGCGGCGGCACATGTGAGGCGGCCCTCCTCGACGAGATCGTGCAATTCATGAGGATCTTCGGCGAGCAATGCCATCACGGCAAAGAAGAGAAGGCGCTGTTCACCTTGTTGGAAAGCAAAGGCGTTCCTGCCAATGGATGCCCGATCGCCGCACTTGTTGGCGAGCATCGCCACGGGCACGAGTTGCTGAATCAACTCGAAGCAGCTTCCGTCGCCTGCAAGGCGGGCGATGTGAGTGTGCGCCCAGCACTGATCAACTCACTTAAGTCACTGGTCAACCTCTATCAGCAACATATCTGGAAAGAGGAATACCTCCTATTCCCAATGGCAAACAAGGTTCTTTCTGCCAGTGACTACGATACCTTGTCTCAACAATTCGAAGCCGTTGAATCGCAGATCGGCACCGATGTCCATCACGCGATGGAAGCGATGATCGATTCCATCCGGGAACCGCAACCGTTGTCGAAAGCCGAAGACAACTCGCCAGTGCCCCAATGTTCGGTTTGCGAATGCTAA
- a CDS encoding DUF488 domain-containing protein: MIHLKRVYEPVSKQDGKRLLVERLWPRGVKKVNAHIDAWPKNIAPSPELRKWFAHDPAKWKTFRQRYFAELDANPGVWEPILDAAESHRVTLIFSSHDVEHNNAVALKQYLEHKASAHHVPAGRSKAA; the protein is encoded by the coding sequence ATGATTCACTTGAAACGTGTCTACGAACCAGTTTCGAAACAGGATGGCAAACGACTCCTGGTCGAACGTCTCTGGCCAAGAGGAGTGAAAAAGGTGAATGCCCATATCGATGCCTGGCCGAAGAACATTGCGCCCAGCCCGGAGCTTCGGAAGTGGTTTGCGCATGATCCGGCCAAATGGAAAACATTCCGTCAACGTTATTTCGCGGAACTCGACGCTAACCCCGGAGTATGGGAACCCATCCTGGATGCTGCTGAAAGCCATCGCGTGACCTTGATCTTCAGCTCGCACGATGTGGAACACAACAATGCGGTGGCACTGAAGCAATACCTGGAGCACAAAGCCTCAGCCCACCACGTACCAGCCGGCCGGAGTAAGGCGGCATAG
- a CDS encoding PAS domain S-box protein, with the protein MLDTELFALFENTTDAAFAVNEEGKICSWNKAAEALFGFTANEALQNTCYKLLEGMGPLGTRVCHESCSVLECAGGKTSIPNFDLNVKSRSGERLWINMSTIVYDNPRTGRRLLVHLAHDITEQKKTEELVQKVREFSRQIEEQTPAPGRPAPVASLTDQEKQILRLFAEGKESDQIVATLGITRQTLRNHLHHINQKLRTHNRLEAVMHAIQRKLI; encoded by the coding sequence ATGCTCGACACGGAATTGTTTGCACTATTCGAGAACACAACCGATGCCGCTTTCGCGGTGAACGAAGAGGGCAAGATCTGTTCATGGAACAAGGCCGCCGAGGCTTTATTCGGATTCACTGCAAACGAAGCACTGCAAAATACCTGCTACAAACTGCTGGAGGGCATGGGGCCGCTCGGAACCCGCGTCTGTCATGAAAGCTGCAGCGTTTTGGAATGTGCCGGCGGGAAAACCTCGATCCCCAACTTCGACCTGAACGTGAAGTCCCGTTCTGGCGAGCGCTTGTGGATCAACATGTCCACTATCGTCTACGACAATCCGCGCACCGGCCGGCGATTGCTGGTCCACCTTGCCCACGACATCACCGAACAAAAGAAGACGGAAGAGCTGGTCCAGAAAGTACGTGAGTTCTCTCGCCAGATTGAGGAACAAACTCCCGCCCCTGGCCGTCCGGCGCCTGTCGCATCATTGACCGACCAGGAGAAGCAAATTCTGCGTCTATTCGCCGAAGGCAAGGAGTCTGATCAGATCGTGGCGACACTCGGCATTACGCGCCAGACCCTTCGGAATCACTTGCATCACATCAACCAGAAACTCCGCACGCATAATCGACTCGAAGCGGTAATGCACGCCATCCAGCGGAAGCTCATCTAA
- a CDS encoding thiamine pyrophosphate-dependent dehydrogenase E1 component subunit alpha, with protein MATQVERITTFPNFAGDSAFAIGEYEQKSLPLAVETLQRLYSYMLKCRTVEERIRILFRQGRFAGNYFAAVGQEATQVGVTMDLLPEDTIAPSHRNFITHIMKGTPLPQLLAQIYGRKTSPDQGRSAPAHCGYAPLNIITPASTIAAQLNIGTGIALAYKMRQQRNVVVALSGEGSTSLGFWHEAVNFAGLHKLPMVIVVENNGWAESVPVTLQTAVTDISEKAKAYGIPGVTVDGNDVVEVYQAARTAITRAREGQGPTLLECKTYRWYGHSEIDPAKYREPREVQEWKGRDPIPRMERFLEEQGIWTNDWKQNLLKEFEAEIEQAIAFAEASPFPEPEEALDHVYSFDIRERELAPKTWEPKLGR; from the coding sequence ATGGCAACCCAAGTAGAGAGAATAACCACGTTCCCGAACTTTGCAGGCGATTCTGCATTCGCCATAGGGGAATACGAACAGAAGTCGCTTCCGCTCGCAGTGGAGACGCTGCAACGGCTATACAGCTACATGCTGAAGTGCCGGACGGTCGAAGAACGCATTCGCATACTTTTCCGCCAGGGGCGGTTTGCCGGGAATTATTTTGCCGCCGTGGGACAAGAGGCGACGCAGGTGGGAGTGACGATGGACCTGCTGCCGGAAGACACAATCGCGCCATCGCACCGGAACTTCATCACCCACATCATGAAAGGCACGCCACTGCCACAGTTGCTTGCCCAAATCTATGGACGCAAAACAAGTCCGGACCAGGGTCGCTCAGCTCCGGCCCATTGCGGGTATGCTCCCCTGAACATCATCACCCCGGCTTCTACGATCGCGGCGCAATTGAATATTGGGACCGGCATCGCTTTGGCGTACAAGATGCGGCAGCAACGGAACGTGGTGGTAGCGCTTTCTGGTGAGGGTTCTACCAGCCTGGGATTCTGGCATGAAGCCGTGAATTTTGCCGGGCTTCACAAACTGCCGATGGTGATTGTGGTTGAGAATAACGGCTGGGCCGAATCCGTGCCCGTAACCCTGCAGACGGCCGTCACAGATATCAGCGAAAAGGCGAAAGCTTACGGAATTCCCGGCGTGACCGTAGACGGGAATGACGTGGTGGAGGTCTACCAGGCAGCACGAACCGCTATTACTCGCGCACGGGAAGGGCAGGGACCGACCTTGCTTGAATGCAAGACCTACCGCTGGTACGGACACTCGGAGATTGACCCTGCGAAGTACCGCGAGCCGAGAGAAGTGCAGGAATGGAAGGGGCGGGATCCGATACCGAGAATGGAACGCTTTCTAGAAGAGCAGGGTATCTGGACGAATGATTGGAAACAGAATTTGCTGAAGGAATTCGAAGCGGAGATCGAGCAGGCGATTGCGTTCGCGGAAGCTTCTCCGTTTCCGGAACCCGAAGAGGCATTGGACCACGTTTATTCGTTCGACATTCGGGAGCGGGAACTCGCGCCGAAAACATGGGAGCCGAAACTCGGCCGCTAA
- a CDS encoding alpha-ketoacid dehydrogenase subunit beta: MPVMTYIDAINTALDEEMTRDEQVFIIGEDVGKMGGVFKATKGLQEKFGVDRVIDSPLAEGVIVSSSIGAAMAGMRPVAEIQFADFITPAMDAITQQAAKLRYRSAGTQTCPLTVRVCYGGGVGGGLYHSQTNTSWFIHTPGLVVVAPSTAYDAKGLLKSAIRDDNPVMFFEHKKLYRSVKEEVPDEDFTVPLMKAEVKKSGSDLTVISYGYTLQLSLQAAEKMKQQHGVDVEVVDLRTLVPLDKDTFLESVARTNRVVIVHEDNRTLGIGAEISAVIAEQAFDCLDAPITRVTAPDVPAVPFSAPLEHFYMPSVEKIVAAMERTIRY; this comes from the coding sequence ATGCCAGTCATGACATATATCGACGCAATCAATACGGCACTCGACGAAGAGATGACGCGAGATGAGCAGGTTTTCATTATCGGAGAAGACGTAGGCAAAATGGGCGGTGTCTTCAAAGCAACAAAGGGACTACAGGAAAAGTTTGGAGTGGATCGGGTTATCGATTCGCCGCTGGCGGAAGGAGTGATTGTCAGTTCGTCGATCGGCGCGGCGATGGCAGGAATGCGACCGGTGGCGGAGATACAGTTTGCAGACTTCATTACTCCGGCGATGGATGCCATCACGCAGCAGGCGGCGAAGCTTCGCTACCGTAGCGCAGGAACCCAGACGTGTCCGCTGACGGTACGCGTTTGCTACGGCGGTGGCGTGGGTGGTGGTCTCTACCATTCGCAAACGAACACCAGTTGGTTCATTCACACACCCGGGCTGGTGGTGGTTGCGCCTTCGACAGCATATGACGCCAAGGGACTGCTGAAATCAGCCATTCGCGATGACAATCCCGTCATGTTTTTCGAGCATAAGAAGCTGTATCGCTCGGTGAAAGAAGAGGTTCCTGACGAGGATTTCACGGTTCCGCTCATGAAGGCCGAGGTCAAGAAGAGCGGGAGCGACCTCACCGTGATCTCCTACGGCTACACGCTCCAATTAAGCTTGCAGGCAGCGGAGAAAATGAAACAACAGCACGGAGTGGATGTGGAGGTAGTCGATCTGCGTACGCTGGTGCCGCTCGATAAAGACACGTTTCTAGAATCCGTCGCCAGGACGAATCGGGTGGTGATCGTCCATGAAGATAATCGCACGCTGGGAATCGGCGCCGAGATCTCGGCCGTCATCGCTGAGCAGGCTTTCGACTGCCTCGATGCACCGATCACCCGTGTTACTGCGCCGGATGTTCCGGCCGTACCATTCTCGGCGCCGCTCGAGCATTTCTATATGCCGTCCGTGGAGAAGATTGTGGCTGCCATGGAAAGGACAATACGCTACTAG
- a CDS encoding cupin domain-containing protein → MSANDYTFVPNLVNEFAIPENGIISRVLHKDERLNITLFGFSAGQELSTHSAPTPALIQVLEGEADIDLGSDTVQVKPGSFIRMAPLLSHAVRAKTPFRMLLVQVKEAARQK, encoded by the coding sequence ATGTCGGCGAACGACTACACATTTGTACCCAATTTGGTAAATGAGTTTGCGATCCCTGAAAACGGAATCATCAGCCGCGTCCTGCACAAGGACGAACGCCTGAATATCACGTTGTTCGGATTTTCGGCGGGACAGGAACTCTCAACCCACTCGGCTCCCACGCCGGCGCTGATTCAGGTGCTCGAAGGAGAAGCTGATATCGATCTCGGCAGCGACACGGTTCAAGTCAAACCGGGTTCGTTCATCCGTATGGCGCCTCTCCTCTCCCATGCTGTCCGAGCCAAGACGCCATTTCGAATGCTCTTGGTTCAGGTCAAGGAAGCTGCGCGGCAGAAGTAG